The Sporomusa termitida genome has a window encoding:
- a CDS encoding LamB/YcsF family protein: protein MYRIDLNCDLGESFGAYTLGADEEILKYVTSANIACGFHAGDPGVMHKTVSLALTHKVALGAHPGLPDLIGFGRREMAVSPREVFDMVVYQIGALAGFIQAEGGRMQHVKPHGALYNMAARQPQLAEAIAEAVYKVNPELILFGLAGSELVKAGAQAGLRTAQEVFADRTYQADGSLTPRSQPDALITDHEQAVAQVVRMVRSGQATARCGTEVALQADTVCIHGDGSAALAFARHIRETLAGTGIGVQPAGTFL from the coding sequence ATGTACCGGATTGATTTGAATTGTGATTTGGGGGAAAGTTTTGGCGCCTACACACTGGGGGCGGATGAGGAAATACTGAAGTATGTCACTTCGGCTAATATTGCCTGTGGTTTTCATGCCGGTGATCCGGGGGTAATGCACAAAACCGTAAGTCTGGCCCTCACCCATAAGGTGGCCCTTGGCGCCCATCCGGGGCTGCCTGATTTAATCGGCTTCGGCCGGCGCGAGATGGCCGTTTCGCCCCGGGAAGTGTTCGATATGGTGGTCTATCAGATCGGGGCGCTGGCCGGCTTTATCCAAGCCGAAGGCGGCCGGATGCAGCATGTTAAGCCCCACGGGGCGCTGTATAATATGGCGGCCAGACAACCGCAGCTGGCTGAGGCCATCGCGGAAGCGGTCTACAAAGTTAACCCTGAATTGATTCTTTTTGGTCTGGCCGGCAGTGAACTGGTCAAAGCCGGGGCCCAAGCCGGCCTGAGAACCGCCCAGGAGGTGTTTGCCGACCGCACGTACCAGGCCGACGGCTCACTGACGCCGCGCAGTCAGCCCGATGCCCTGATTACCGACCATGAACAAGCGGTCGCCCAGGTGGTCCGCATGGTCCGGTCAGGCCAGGCAACCGCCCGGTGCGGAACCGAGGTGGCGCTGCAGGCCGATACGGTCTGTATTCACGGCGATGGCAGCGCCGCTCTGGCTTTTGCCCGCCATATCCGGGAAACGCTGGCCGGCACCGGTATTGGTGTTCAGCCGGCAGGGACATTCCTCTAG
- a CDS encoding biotin-dependent carboxyltransferase family protein, whose translation MITTLLPGDFTTVQDGGRWGYQAYGMPVAGAMDRYAYRLANLLAGNPDNAAVIEMTHRGAAFKFDEEQFVAVCGADMQGRLGGRPITNWSSFIVPRQGELRFEAVTSGFRTYLAVCGGIAVPSVLGSRSTYVRAGIGGYEGRPLRQGDVLYVGTGSAGPAVPRRVPGQFIRRYGPELTLRVIPGPQDTMFTSTAIDTFYASTYVVGSQSDRAGYSLTGPKIIPIGKEADIVSDAVGLGAVQIPSSGMPYIVTADHQTTRGFAKIAYVIQVDLARLAQARTGDKIRFTAVAESEAIAELQYAERLLQALARGR comes from the coding sequence ATGATTACCACGCTGTTGCCGGGGGACTTTACCACAGTCCAGGATGGCGGACGCTGGGGGTATCAGGCGTACGGAATGCCTGTGGCGGGGGCTATGGACAGATATGCTTACCGGCTGGCCAATCTGCTGGCAGGCAACCCGGACAATGCCGCCGTTATCGAGATGACGCACCGGGGGGCAGCGTTTAAATTTGATGAGGAGCAGTTTGTTGCTGTTTGCGGGGCCGATATGCAGGGCAGGCTTGGCGGCAGGCCAATTACCAACTGGTCGTCCTTTATTGTTCCCCGCCAGGGGGAGCTCCGGTTTGAGGCTGTGACCAGCGGCTTTCGCACCTATCTGGCGGTGTGCGGGGGCATTGCTGTACCGTCTGTGCTCGGCAGCCGGTCAACCTATGTGCGGGCCGGAATCGGGGGGTATGAGGGCCGGCCTTTGCGCCAGGGCGATGTCTTATATGTGGGGACAGGCTCTGCCGGCCCGGCTGTTCCCCGGCGGGTGCCCGGGCAATTTATCAGGCGGTATGGGCCGGAGCTGACCTTGCGGGTGATCCCGGGGCCGCAGGACACGATGTTTACCAGTACGGCGATTGACACCTTTTATGCCAGTACCTATGTGGTCGGCAGTCAGTCGGACCGGGCCGGCTATTCCCTGACAGGACCCAAGATTATACCGATTGGCAAAGAGGCTGATATTGTTTCTGATGCCGTCGGCCTTGGGGCTGTGCAAATACCGTCCAGCGGTATGCCTTATATTGTTACCGCCGATCATCAAACTACCCGGGGTTTTGCCAAAATTGCCTATGTGATTCAGGTGGATTTAGCCAGACTGGCCCAGGCCAGGACCGGTGATAAGATCCGGTTTACCGCTGTGGCCGAGTCTGAGGCCATTGCCGAGCTGCAATATGCAGAGCGCCTGTTGCAAGCGCTGGCCAGAGGCCGTTAA
- the pxpB gene encoding 5-oxoprolinase subunit PxpB has protein sequence MKVFPEAVKLQLAGEYGLVVEFGTVISPAINALVLQLTSLLLDLNQGGIREVVPTYRSVSIYFDPLILSRQDLTELVETLLARLNPVTMLSLPARIVNVPVCYGGVLGPDLDFVARYTGLSVREVITAHTGQPYLVYMLGFTPGFPYLGGLPAQLEVPRQETPRNKVPAGSVGIGGNQTGFYPIESTGEWWLIGRTPLKAFAPQRSKPFLVAAGDYVQFTSIGIDDYFAIRRAVAAGVYQLETIIADKRCEQI, from the coding sequence ATGAAGGTGTTTCCCGAGGCTGTTAAACTGCAATTGGCCGGTGAGTACGGACTTGTCGTGGAGTTTGGCACCGTTATTTCGCCGGCAATCAATGCTTTGGTCCTGCAGCTGACAAGCTTGCTGCTGGACTTAAACCAGGGTGGTATCCGGGAGGTTGTGCCCACCTACCGTTCTGTCAGTATTTATTTTGATCCTTTAATTCTCAGCCGGCAGGATTTAACTGAACTTGTTGAGACGCTGCTGGCCCGGCTGAACCCGGTGACCATGCTGAGCTTACCAGCCCGTATTGTCAATGTGCCTGTTTGTTATGGCGGTGTGCTGGGGCCGGACCTGGATTTCGTCGCCAGGTATACCGGTCTGTCGGTCCGGGAAGTGATTACAGCGCATACCGGGCAACCCTATCTGGTGTATATGCTGGGGTTTACGCCCGGCTTTCCTTATCTGGGCGGCCTGCCGGCTCAGCTTGAGGTACCGCGGCAGGAAACACCGCGCAACAAGGTACCGGCTGGTTCTGTGGGCATTGGCGGTAATCAAACCGGTTTTTACCCGATCGAAAGTACGGGCGAATGGTGGCTTATCGGCCGCACTCCCCTCAAAGCTTTTGCCCCGCAGCGCAGCAAACCGTTCCTTGTTGCTGCCGGCGACTATGTACAATTTACCAGCATTGGGATTGATGACTATTTTGCCATCCGCCGGGCTGTTGCTGCCGGTGTCTATCAACTGGAAACCATTATTGCGGATAAAAGGTGTGAACAAATATGA
- a CDS encoding LysR family transcriptional regulator: MEIRQLKTFITIVKLGSFSQAAQFLGYTQSTVTTHIQLLEKELATALFERFGHQLMLTTDGERLYDYAEQIAKLADDAKNEFDNFAVPRGPVIIGMPESLCVYYLTDVLKEYASLYPDVGLKLKLGIASDFRLLLRKNMMDLAFFLEKNIKDADLVGQLLWPEPVVMVAAPQHRLARQKKVRVKDLQGQTFVFTDAGSSYRRVLEEILAKTDVQARTVLEIGQIQTIKQFVIANLGIAILPLIAVKKEIETGLLAALPWQGPDLKTGAYLVYHKDKWHSHAIRAFIKLVQERLLK; encoded by the coding sequence TTGGAAATCCGGCAATTAAAGACGTTTATCACGATTGTAAAACTGGGCAGTTTCTCACAGGCCGCCCAGTTTTTGGGCTATACCCAATCCACAGTCACTACCCATATTCAATTACTGGAAAAAGAACTGGCTACCGCTTTGTTCGAACGGTTTGGGCATCAGCTGATGCTGACAACGGATGGGGAAAGGCTGTATGATTATGCCGAGCAGATTGCCAAGCTGGCCGATGACGCCAAAAATGAGTTTGATAATTTTGCAGTGCCCCGCGGGCCGGTTATCATCGGTATGCCTGAATCATTGTGTGTGTATTATTTAACTGATGTATTGAAAGAATATGCTTCACTATACCCTGATGTCGGCCTGAAGCTGAAACTGGGTATTGCCAGCGATTTTCGGCTGTTACTAAGAAAAAACATGATGGACCTGGCCTTTTTCCTGGAAAAGAATATCAAAGACGCCGATTTGGTCGGCCAGCTGCTCTGGCCCGAACCGGTAGTTATGGTGGCGGCGCCGCAGCACCGGCTTGCCAGGCAGAAAAAAGTAAGGGTAAAAGATTTGCAGGGGCAGACTTTTGTTTTTACCGATGCCGGCAGCAGTTACCGGCGGGTATTGGAAGAGATCCTGGCTAAAACCGATGTTCAGGCCCGGACGGTGCTGGAAATAGGTCAGATTCAAACCATCAAACAATTTGTCATTGCTAATCTGGGTATAGCCATACTGCCGCTTATCGCTGTCAAAAAAGAGATTGAAACAGGCCTGCTGGCGGCCTTGCCGTGGCAGGGACCTGACCTTAAGACCGGTGCTTATCTGGTGTATCATAAAGATAAATGGCACTCCCATGCCATACGGGCGTTTATAAAATTAGTGCAGGAAAGATTACTTAAGTGA
- a CDS encoding helix-turn-helix domain-containing protein: MIGERIRMLRERCGLTREELAEAMGVSAAAIEHYEADRWRPGKGLITRMAVLLKATVPDLVGDCLAVQDEDGSTVYIKNFGCGRFCAIGRTK; this comes from the coding sequence ATGATCGGGGAAAGGATCCGGATGTTGCGCGAACGCTGCGGCCTGACCCGGGAAGAACTGGCAGAGGCTATGGGCGTGTCGGCGGCGGCGATCGAACATTATGAAGCTGACCGCTGGCGCCCGGGGAAGGGGCTTATTACAAGGATGGCAGTACTGCTGAAGGCTACAGTGCCGGACCTGGTGGGGGATTGTCTGGCTGTGCAGGATGAGGACGGCAGTACTGTTTATATTAAAAACTTTGGCTGCGGCCGGTTTTGCGCCATAGGGCGGACAAAATAG
- a CDS encoding DMT family transporter has translation MKQARINQIIGISCVNLATLLWASNIALGRLLKDSIGPITISSARFLIASLIFAVILRQQPPADRQAGKDWPLLAAMALTGIVLFSPILYWGLHYTTAVNSTIINGLAPLLTGLFATWLIKEPMSKRQIGGAILALIGVLVLISGGSLAFWQTAQFNRGDLIILIAVAVWGLYSVISSRVMRYRSSISATAFSMFIGLPVLCLLAGVELQRIPVSIDAGLLLITVYLGIVPAAIGFYAWNAGVARLGPSGAMVFYNTLPLYGALLGALFLDEAIGSPHIIGGLFIICGGIWAARKQPAVGSQKLVAEKS, from the coding sequence ATGAAGCAGGCAAGGATAAACCAGATTATCGGGATTAGTTGTGTAAATTTGGCCACTTTACTCTGGGCCTCCAATATAGCTTTAGGACGTTTATTGAAAGATTCTATTGGCCCGATTACGATTTCCAGCGCCAGATTTCTTATTGCGTCACTTATATTTGCGGTAATACTCCGGCAACAGCCGCCGGCAGATCGACAGGCAGGCAAGGACTGGCCGCTGCTGGCGGCGATGGCCTTAACCGGCATCGTGCTTTTTTCACCGATTCTGTATTGGGGACTACACTACACCACCGCCGTTAATAGTACTATTATTAATGGCTTAGCACCGCTGTTGACCGGCCTCTTTGCAACCTGGCTGATTAAAGAGCCGATGTCCAAACGGCAGATTGGCGGGGCCATACTTGCCTTGATCGGCGTATTGGTTTTGATCTCCGGCGGGTCCTTAGCCTTTTGGCAGACTGCGCAATTTAACAGGGGCGATCTTATTATCCTGATTGCAGTTGCCGTCTGGGGCCTTTATTCTGTTATTAGCAGCAGGGTTATGCGCTACCGTTCTTCCATATCGGCTACGGCTTTTTCCATGTTTATCGGCTTGCCGGTGCTTTGCCTGCTGGCCGGCGTGGAATTGCAAAGGATTCCTGTTAGTATTGACGCCGGATTACTTCTGATTACGGTTTATTTAGGTATTGTCCCTGCGGCTATCGGCTTTTACGCCTGGAATGCCGGCGTCGCCCGCCTTGGTCCGAGCGGGGCCATGGTTTTTTACAATACGCTGCCCCTGTATGGGGCATTACTCGGCGCTTTATTTTTAGACGAAGCAATCGGCAGCCCCCACATTATCGGCGGTTTGTTTATTATCTGCGGCGGTATTTGGGCGGCACGCAAGCAGCCGGCTGTCGGCAGCCAAAAGCTGGTTGCCGAAAAATCATGA
- the rocF gene encoding arginase, translating to MKPTINNLISIIGVPLDLGADRRGVDMGPSAIRYARVREKLEELGYEVDDKGDIVPHRPDSCQLDGTKLKYLDEIERVNTELCRQVAAEMGKGRFPLVLGGDHSIAIGTLSGVLQHKKKPGVLWFDAHGDINTAETSPSGNIHGMPVAVSFGRGHDRLTGVGGREAKLDPQRFVMIGVRDLDRGEKMLLKELGVTVYTMHEIDMLGMAKVMEAAIRIVSTDTDGVHVSFDMDVMDPLHAPGVGTPVFGGLTYRESHLAMELIAAADIVTSAEFVEVNTVLDHRNQTAKVAVALMGSLLGERVL from the coding sequence ATGAAGCCCACAATTAACAACCTGATTTCCATTATCGGCGTACCACTGGATTTGGGCGCCGACCGCCGGGGCGTTGACATGGGACCCAGTGCGATCCGGTATGCCCGGGTGCGGGAAAAGCTGGAGGAACTTGGCTATGAAGTTGACGACAAAGGCGATATTGTTCCTCACAGGCCGGACTCATGCCAGCTAGACGGAACCAAGCTTAAATATCTGGATGAGATCGAGCGGGTCAATACGGAGTTATGCCGGCAAGTGGCGGCGGAAATGGGCAAAGGCCGGTTTCCGTTAGTTCTGGGCGGTGATCACAGTATTGCTATCGGCACCCTGTCCGGGGTGCTCCAGCATAAAAAAAAGCCGGGGGTTCTATGGTTTGATGCCCATGGCGATATTAATACCGCCGAAACGTCACCTTCCGGCAATATTCATGGCATGCCGGTGGCGGTAAGCTTCGGCCGGGGCCATGACCGGCTGACCGGCGTAGGCGGCCGGGAGGCCAAACTTGATCCGCAGAGATTTGTCATGATCGGCGTGCGCGACCTGGACCGGGGCGAGAAAATGCTCCTGAAAGAGCTGGGGGTTACCGTCTACACGATGCATGAGATTGACATGCTGGGAATGGCCAAGGTCATGGAAGCAGCAATCCGGATTGTCTCCACCGATACGGACGGCGTTCACGTCAGCTTCGATATGGATGTTATGGACCCGCTTCACGCCCCCGGGGTTGGCACCCCGGTGTTCGGCGGGCTGACCTACCGGGAAAGCCATCTGGCTATGGAGCTGATTGCGGCGGCTGATATTGTGACAAGTGCCGAGTTTGTAGAGGTGAATACCGTGCTGGATCACCGCAATCAAACCGCTAAGGTGGCAGTGGCGCTGATGGGGTCGCTGCTGGGGGAACGGGTATTGTAA
- the dcuC gene encoding C4-dicarboxylate transporter DcuC, translating to MEVKKVGIILSLLVTFWVGYLIVKKYKPQPVLFMAGLILMFAAVALGLGQILPVKDSTGSVLFDAFEFIKQTMSSRAAGLGMNIMAVGGFARYMDHIGASKALVKLTIRPLLALRSPYLVMAGAWVLGMFLGLCINSASGLAMLLMVTVFPVLISLGVSRLSATAVIATTLCLDWSPSDTGTILSATTAGIDPVLYWTNYQIPIAIAVIPIVAVLHYVTQKWFDKRDGHVVQATELVADEADANMPPMIYAILPALPLALILAFSSLWITWIKMDIIKAMFIGVAIGMIFEYVRCRDGKKVLADIQSFFDGLGLQMANVITLIVAGETFAKGLMTIGTIDAIIASAQSSGFGAAGMILVMVGIIAIASVVMGSGNAPFFAFAALTPVVAAKMSVAPVVMLLPMHFAASAARAISPITAVIVVASSMGGVSPFDVVKRTAIPMIGALIVIIVANFVLFY from the coding sequence ATGGAGGTAAAAAAAGTGGGTATTATTCTTTCTTTACTCGTGACCTTTTGGGTGGGCTATCTGATCGTAAAAAAATATAAACCCCAGCCGGTGCTGTTCATGGCCGGCCTCATTCTCATGTTCGCAGCGGTAGCCCTGGGCCTTGGCCAGATTCTGCCGGTTAAAGACAGCACCGGCTCAGTGCTGTTTGACGCCTTCGAGTTTATTAAGCAGACAATGAGCTCCCGGGCGGCCGGGCTTGGCATGAACATCATGGCTGTAGGCGGTTTTGCCCGTTATATGGACCATATCGGCGCCAGCAAGGCCTTGGTTAAATTGACAATAAGACCATTGCTGGCCCTTCGTTCCCCTTATCTGGTCATGGCCGGCGCCTGGGTATTAGGCATGTTTTTGGGTTTGTGCATTAACAGTGCCTCCGGTCTGGCTATGCTGCTGATGGTCACCGTGTTCCCGGTGTTAATCAGCTTAGGGGTCAGCCGCCTGTCAGCTACGGCGGTTATTGCCACCACCCTTTGTCTGGACTGGAGTCCCAGTGACACCGGCACGATCCTGTCGGCTACAACCGCCGGGATCGATCCGGTCCTGTACTGGACCAATTATCAGATTCCCATTGCTATTGCTGTCATTCCTATTGTTGCCGTTCTTCACTATGTAACCCAGAAATGGTTTGATAAACGCGACGGCCATGTAGTGCAGGCGACAGAGTTAGTGGCGGACGAGGCCGATGCCAATATGCCGCCGATGATCTATGCCATACTGCCGGCGTTGCCGTTAGCCTTAATCCTGGCTTTCAGCAGTCTGTGGATTACCTGGATTAAGATGGATATTATTAAGGCGATGTTTATTGGTGTGGCTATTGGCATGATCTTTGAATATGTCCGTTGCCGGGACGGTAAAAAAGTTTTGGCCGATATCCAGTCGTTTTTTGACGGCCTGGGCCTGCAGATGGCCAATGTAATCACCCTGATTGTGGCCGGTGAAACCTTTGCCAAAGGCCTCATGACGATCGGCACCATTGATGCCATCATTGCCTCGGCCCAGTCTTCCGGTTTTGGGGCGGCAGGCATGATTCTGGTCATGGTCGGCATTATCGCCATTGCTTCAGTGGTTATGGGTTCAGGCAATGCGCCGTTTTTTGCCTTTGCCGCCTTAACCCCTGTTGTTGCTGCCAAGATGTCGGTAGCCCCGGTGGTTATGCTGCTGCCAATGCACTTTGCGGCCAGTGCGGCCCGGGCGATATCGCCAATTACTGCCGTTATTGTCGTCGCCTCCAGCATGGGCGGCGTCTCGCCGTTTGATGTTGTCAAACGGACCGCAATCCCCATGATCGGGGCGCTAATTGTGATTATTGTTGCTAACTTTGTATTATTCTATTAG
- a CDS encoding mandelate racemase/muconate lactonizing enzyme family protein yields the protein MKIAAIRIGKVSIPLKKPFKTALRQVHSAEDIIIKMIADTGETGFGNAPPTAVITGDSQDSIIAAIRDTIGPKLIGMDVDNLEGIMTTIDAAMLHNSSAKAALDIAVYDLFGKRHGIPLYKLLGGYRQGITTDLTISINAPEEMVADSLAAVAAGYTELKLKVGTEAALDIQRVQAIRAAVGQDVKIRLDANQGWSPKEAVRTIRKFEDMGLGIELIEQPVPAHDFAGLKYVTDQVETDIMADESAFGAYEVFQLLAMRACDLINIKLMKAGGLHNAVKIAHLAETMGIQCMMGCMLESKVGITAAASLAAGKKIISTADLDAAVLLAEDPVIGGVSFSKNQLSISDAPGLGITDVQGWQEIQ from the coding sequence ATGAAAATTGCGGCAATTAGAATTGGCAAAGTGAGTATTCCCCTGAAAAAACCCTTCAAAACAGCCTTACGACAGGTACATTCAGCCGAGGATATTATCATCAAGATGATTGCCGACACCGGCGAAACCGGTTTTGGCAATGCCCCGCCCACGGCTGTGATCACCGGTGACAGTCAGGATTCCATCATCGCCGCCATCCGCGACACAATCGGCCCCAAGCTAATCGGGATGGATGTTGATAATCTGGAAGGCATCATGACCACTATTGATGCCGCGATGCTGCATAACAGCTCGGCCAAAGCGGCGCTGGACATTGCCGTTTATGACCTGTTTGGCAAACGGCATGGCATTCCGCTCTATAAATTACTGGGTGGCTACCGGCAGGGCATAACCACGGATTTGACGATTAGTATCAACGCCCCGGAAGAAATGGTTGCGGATTCGCTGGCGGCGGTGGCGGCAGGGTACACCGAACTGAAATTAAAAGTAGGCACCGAGGCGGCGCTTGATATCCAACGGGTGCAAGCCATCCGGGCCGCTGTTGGCCAGGATGTGAAAATTAGGCTGGATGCCAATCAGGGGTGGAGTCCGAAGGAAGCTGTCCGGACAATCCGCAAATTTGAAGATATGGGCTTAGGGATTGAACTGATTGAACAGCCCGTTCCGGCCCATGATTTTGCCGGCCTCAAATATGTTACCGACCAGGTTGAGACCGATATTATGGCCGACGAATCGGCCTTTGGCGCCTACGAAGTGTTTCAGCTGCTGGCTATGCGGGCCTGTGATCTGATTAACATTAAGCTTATGAAAGCCGGTGGCCTGCATAATGCCGTCAAGATTGCCCATTTGGCCGAAACTATGGGCATTCAGTGTATGATGGGCTGTATGCTGGAAAGCAAAGTCGGCATTACGGCCGCGGCGAGCCTGGCGGCCGGTAAGAAGATTATCAGCACAGCGGATCTGGACGCGGCCGTGCTGCTGGCTGAAGACCCGGTAATCGGCGGCGTAAGTTTTTCCAAAAACCAGCTGAGTATTTCTGACGCACCCGGTTTAGGCATTACCGACGTGCAAGGCTGGCAGGAGATTCAGTAA
- a CDS encoding DUF3870 domain-containing protein, producing MFADNTIYIVGNAKSQQNNPITHHYGQFFIGFVVERETGRIVACGSSATVPTTAEFIGSLFAGKSMQDEFELMRQHVEARYFGSSQKAILVAYKDAQKKFFRIMNGMPLDLND from the coding sequence ATGTTTGCAGATAATACCATCTATATAGTGGGTAATGCCAAGTCTCAGCAGAATAATCCGATTACTCACCACTATGGCCAGTTTTTCATTGGCTTTGTGGTGGAACGGGAAACGGGCAGGATTGTAGCCTGCGGCAGTTCGGCGACAGTGCCTACCACCGCTGAATTTATTGGCAGTTTGTTTGCCGGCAAAAGTATGCAGGATGAGTTTGAACTTATGCGGCAGCACGTAGAAGCCCGTTATTTCGGTTCATCGCAAAAAGCTATTTTAGTTGCCTACAAAGATGCGCAAAAAAAGTTTTTCCGCATTATGAACGGCATGCCCCTTGATTTGAACGACTAA
- a CDS encoding exodeoxyribonuclease III, whose translation MKLISWNVNGLRACLGKGFGDFFTGAGADIFCIQETKMQQDQSELVLPGYEQYWNSAVKKGYSGTAVFTRLKPLAVTWGLGIEEHDQEGRLITLEFDEFYLVNVYTPNSQRGLLRLEYRLRWESDFRNYLLQLDRNKPVVMCGDLNVAHEEIDIKNPKANRKNAGFTDEERNSMTVLLASGFTDSFRALYPEKRDAYTWWSYMMNARARNIGWRIDYFIVSDRLKDVIAAAHIYPDIMGSDHCPVGLELHPPLSPQ comes from the coding sequence ATGAAACTTATTTCCTGGAATGTAAATGGGCTGAGAGCCTGCCTGGGTAAGGGCTTTGGCGATTTTTTCACCGGTGCCGGAGCCGATATCTTTTGTATCCAAGAGACGAAAATGCAGCAAGACCAGTCAGAACTGGTTTTGCCCGGCTATGAGCAGTACTGGAACAGCGCTGTGAAAAAGGGCTATTCAGGCACTGCGGTTTTTACCCGGCTTAAACCGCTGGCCGTTACCTGGGGCCTGGGTATAGAAGAACATGATCAGGAAGGCCGGCTCATTACCCTGGAGTTTGATGAATTTTATCTGGTTAATGTCTATACCCCTAATTCACAGCGCGGGTTGCTGCGGCTGGAATACCGGCTCCGGTGGGAAAGCGATTTCAGAAACTATCTCCTGCAGCTTGATAGAAACAAGCCTGTCGTTATGTGTGGCGACCTCAATGTAGCCCACGAGGAGATCGATATCAAGAACCCTAAAGCCAACAGAAAGAATGCCGGCTTTACCGACGAAGAGAGAAATAGCATGACCGTCCTGCTTGCGTCCGGGTTTACCGACTCTTTCCGGGCTCTATACCCTGAGAAAAGGGATGCCTATACCTGGTGGTCGTATATGATGAATGCCAGAGCCCGTAACATTGGCTGGCGGATTGATTACTTTATCGTTTCCGACAGGCTGAAAGATGTGATTGCCGCTGCTCATATCTATCCTGACATTATGGGCAGTGACCATTGTCCTGTCGGCCTGGAGCTGCATCCGCCCCTGTCACCGCAATAG
- a CDS encoding asparaginase, with amino-acid sequence MKKITILATGGTIAGVAPFPAGTVSYQPAVVPIQELLEQIGSLPGIAAATSEQLAQIDSADMNHGIWLQLANRLNALLQQPTVDGVVVTHGTDTLEETAYFLNLVVKSPKPVVLVGAMRPSTAISPDGPMNLYNAIILAASPSAWDKGVLVALNDTINCSRDVTKTNTSLQDTFKAPELGYLGYIIDNQPHFYRLPTRRHTYLTEFDITGLNELPPVDILYGHVNDYGTLAQAAVAAGAQGLVYAGLGNGNLSQHMRQVLGNIQQQGVVVVRGTRVCNGAVTRNGALDDEQYNFVVADTLSPQKARILLMLALTKTRNPAKIQNMFWIY; translated from the coding sequence ATGAAAAAAATAACCATCCTTGCTACCGGGGGAACGATTGCCGGGGTCGCTCCCTTTCCCGCCGGTACTGTCAGCTATCAGCCGGCAGTAGTGCCCATTCAGGAGCTGCTGGAGCAAATTGGTTCACTGCCGGGTATAGCCGCGGCCACCAGTGAACAACTGGCGCAAATAGACAGCGCCGATATGAACCACGGCATCTGGCTGCAGCTGGCCAACCGCCTCAATGCCCTGCTGCAGCAGCCAACTGTGGACGGGGTTGTGGTCACCCACGGCACAGATACGCTGGAAGAAACCGCTTATTTCCTGAATTTAGTTGTAAAAAGTCCCAAACCGGTTGTCCTGGTCGGCGCTATGCGCCCGTCCACAGCCATAAGCCCTGACGGCCCCATGAATCTGTATAACGCCATCATCCTGGCAGCAAGCCCTTCGGCCTGGGATAAGGGGGTGCTTGTCGCCCTCAATGACACGATCAATTGCAGCCGCGATGTAACCAAAACCAACACCTCGCTCCAGGACACCTTTAAAGCGCCTGAGCTTGGCTATCTGGGCTATATAATCGACAATCAGCCTCACTTCTACCGCCTGCCGACCCGCAGGCATACCTATCTGACCGAATTTGATATTACCGGCCTAAACGAGCTGCCGCCGGTTGATATCCTTTACGGGCATGTAAATGATTACGGCACCCTGGCTCAGGCGGCGGTGGCCGCCGGCGCCCAGGGCCTTGTCTATGCCGGTCTGGGTAACGGCAATCTGTCCCAGCATATGCGGCAGGTCCTTGGCAATATTCAACAGCAGGGAGTTGTCGTGGTGCGCGGCACCCGGGTTTGCAACGGGGCAGTTACCCGCAACGGGGCGCTTGACGATGAGCAGTATAACTTTGTCGTGGCCGATACCCTGAGCCCGCAAAAAGCCCGCATCCTGCTTATGCTCGCCTTAACGAAGACCAGGAACCCTGCCAAAATTCAAAACATGTTCTGGATTTATTAA